In one Mucilaginibacter sp. PAMB04168 genomic region, the following are encoded:
- a CDS encoding xanthine dehydrogenase family protein subunit M, giving the protein MNKFTYVSVNSTDAAIRELDEHDSPKYIAGGTNLLDLMKISVESPDHLIDITHLAFHSIEDTNNGGLRLGALVTNADTAWNEKVEERYPLLSKAILAGASPQLRNMATNGGNLMQRTRCYYFYDKATPCNKREPGSGCSAVNGYNRIHAILGTSEQCIATHPSDMCVALAALGATVNITGKNGDWSIPFADFHRLPGDRPDLDNTLDAGDIITSVDLPNEGFAENFEYLKVRERASYAFALVSVAVGLKMDGNVITEARLALGGVAHKPWRSIEAEAALTNQVALTENFKKAAEIALEGAKGFGDNTFKIDLAKRAIVRALLKAAKLEEQA; this is encoded by the coding sequence ATGAATAAGTTTACCTATGTAAGCGTTAATAGCACAGATGCTGCTATAAGGGAACTGGACGAGCACGACAGCCCTAAATACATAGCTGGTGGTACAAACCTGCTCGACTTAATGAAAATAAGCGTCGAGAGTCCCGATCACCTAATCGATATCACTCATCTTGCTTTTCATAGTATTGAAGATACCAATAACGGCGGCCTGCGTTTAGGGGCTTTAGTAACCAATGCTGATACCGCCTGGAACGAAAAGGTGGAGGAACGATATCCTCTCTTGTCAAAAGCCATATTAGCTGGAGCATCTCCACAGCTGCGTAACATGGCTACCAATGGGGGCAACCTTATGCAGCGCACACGCTGTTATTATTTTTATGATAAAGCCACGCCCTGTAATAAGCGCGAGCCGGGTTCAGGGTGTTCGGCCGTAAATGGGTACAACCGTATACATGCTATTTTAGGTACCAGCGAACAGTGCATTGCAACGCATCCCAGTGATATGTGTGTAGCGCTGGCAGCGTTAGGGGCTACGGTAAACATAACCGGAAAAAACGGTGACTGGAGTATTCCATTTGCCGATTTTCATCGCTTACCGGGAGATCGGCCGGATTTGGATAACACGCTCGATGCAGGCGATATAATTACATCCGTAGATTTACCAAATGAAGGATTTGCTGAGAACTTTGAATATCTAAAGGTTCGTGAGAGGGCCTCGTACGCTTTTGCATTAGTATCCGTAGCCGTAGGGCTAAAAATGGATGGTAATGTAATTACCGAAGCACGCCTGGCCTTGGGTGGCGTTGCGCATAAGCCCTGGAGAAGTATTGAAGCAGAAGCTGCACTGACCAATCAGGTAGCATTAACTGAAAATTTTAAGAAAGCAGCGGAAATTGCTTTGGAAGGTGCGAAAGGCTTTGGCGACAATACCTTTAAAATAGATCTCGCAAAGCGGGCAATTGTAAGAGCGTTATTAAAGGCAGCTAAACTGGAGGAACAAGCATGA
- a CDS encoding 2Fe-2S iron-sulfur cluster-binding protein yields MNTIIDQTHQGHTWPLAHAVPDPDSAHNVVLNINGQEIHLKIEPWVSLLDALREYVGLTGTKKGCDHGQCGACTVLIDGKRINSCLTLAVMKQGCQVTTIEGLSKGDELHPVQEAFVEHDAYQCGYCTPGQICSAVGLINEGKATTRDEISELMSGNICRCGAYPHILDAIEQVKGAGSHE; encoded by the coding sequence ATGAATACAATAATCGACCAAACGCATCAAGGACATACCTGGCCCTTAGCTCATGCTGTGCCCGACCCTGACTCAGCACACAATGTAGTCCTCAACATAAACGGACAGGAGATTCATCTTAAGATTGAACCTTGGGTCAGTTTGTTAGATGCGCTCAGGGAATATGTTGGTCTCACCGGTACTAAAAAAGGATGTGATCACGGTCAGTGTGGTGCATGTACAGTGTTGATTGATGGTAAACGCATCAACTCTTGTCTCACGTTAGCTGTTATGAAGCAAGGTTGCCAAGTCACTACAATCGAAGGTCTTTCAAAAGGAGACGAACTGCATCCGGTTCAGGAGGCATTTGTTGAACATGATGCCTACCAATGCGGTTATTGCACACCCGGTCAAATTTGTTCGGCCGTTGGTTTAATTAATGAAGGTAAAGCCACAACGCGCGATGAAATAAGTGAACTCATGAGTGGCAATATCTGTCGCTGTGGTGCTTACCCCCACATTTTAGATGCTATTGAGCAAGTGAAAGGAGCCGGTAGTCATGAATAA